One window from the genome of Cyclobacterium amurskyense encodes:
- the porU2 gene encoding putative type IX secretion system sortase PorU2, giving the protein MMACRKNRTGIFRIALLVTGLLVHFFAKGQSDQWLDYDADYYKIPTYSDGIYKLSYTTLSASGVAMDDLDPREIKVYHRGEEVAVYISGEQDGSFDQDDYLEFIGERNDGTLDKLLYEDEAWMTNPHYNTHNDTTAYFLTASPGSFGKRMASPSIGDGLEPISNYQLEALQHFQEQYSLGREYFPGVRLSKYDQGQGWTSSIISRGRSRTLIFYGLGQIVNGNVNPQLEISFVGRSETSHKVSVHIGPTANGMRELGQFTFEEYENKVVSELLKQTDLSPEGDFFIKVTSMGVNNTIDNVSINYAQIKYSSSGLSGDFETKTFEFSEGNKVLTIKEASEDYIAYDVTDKINPVRLEVKKTGNELLIPTGAGSNKVLVQNQSNVIELNVLEKVRFRNLLNQQANFIIISHELLRKPADNYGDPVTAYASYRATPLGGGFDTLTVNVQDLYDQFSFGEKSPLGIRRFLELYQKKYIPENVLLIGRAYGIFNTRRSSGITYFYRTNPSVFTFQELVPTFGYPYSDNRFAIGLDPENPLERNISVGRIPARTPNDVAAYLDKIKEKDALGVSEPWQKNLMHLSGGRSAFELERFYNFLNGFKVIAEDVYLGGNVETVRKRSNATTELINISEQVNDGVSLVTFFGHAAPSTTDIDIGFVSVSEMGYRNKGKYPVLLLNGCDAGNAFGDAYTFGEDWIITPERGASNFLAHADVGIDVYLRRYSESFYTTAFSDSSMIHQNLGKIKQQAEKLFYSRYGVSEVNQSHANQIIMLGDPAVRIFPANKADYAIYADEILLTGVNDQVLNSLSDTLELTIPIKNLGIVDLGEVDIDIKRQLPDGTVVTIPVEPIEPVFRLDTLVLTIPNSGINSFGDNVFNITVNKSRQIDELTYANNSVSVTFFVPLSGTLNLFPLDFGIVNETNLEMIAQIPGLATEQRNLIIQLDTASDFSSPKRKEVRITTNNLARWNVALFDEIPKVDSLTFYWRTKFSAPREGEDVSWKTSSFSYIEGGPEGWTQRKLPQFLADQLSNISISLSDQSWQFQDTSLNIDVFTFGSENEEYRVENTQIMLNGVAYILDTFNRFCRAGSLGLMAFDHQTLEPYLPVPLVTVDVLDFRSCGRVPQVIQNIPNAYITDEGKTMLLDFVEGVKKDDYVVIFSVGEVTFSDWPDEAYFKLKELGANEATLRNLETGDPYILFGRKGMRPGEAIEVVPDVEDELARDSQVISFETSIQGYFPSGSILSPKVGPASDWIKFFNEVKSKDLFEPDQSSMDVVGVTPDGGEVSLLQDVNVETTDLTQFDAKNYPFLRLKYSLNDLPDKDLPQLSKWQVDYTGVPEGVLILKDQRKEVVLNEGEQDELTFEYINISKHDFLDSIQVDYSFLNIDQRKITKESFKIPAVKAGESSVFTIDFDSKGKAGDNSLNVFVNPRKLTEQIYTNNVMDLPKYFKVTGDDLNPVLDVNFDGRYIMNGDIVSPTVIISTKIKDENKISLKQDTLGMELMLRKPCEGCDFERISFSNSRVKWFEATENADFTIEFQPGPLDDGIYTLKINASDAAGNMAGSVPYEVSFEVINESQITNFYPYPNPFSSSVRFVFTVTGAEVPDEIKIQIMTITGKVVKEIFQDELGPITIGNNITEYAWNGKDEFGDQLANGVYIYRVLVRKNGQFMEHRNTSADKAFKKGYGKMYLLR; this is encoded by the coding sequence ATGATGGCTTGTAGAAAAAATAGAACAGGAATTTTTCGTATTGCTTTACTAGTAACTGGTTTGCTTGTACATTTTTTTGCCAAAGGTCAATCAGATCAGTGGCTGGATTATGATGCTGATTATTATAAAATCCCTACTTATTCCGATGGTATTTATAAGTTAAGTTATACTACTCTGTCAGCCTCTGGAGTTGCTATGGATGATTTGGACCCTCGAGAAATAAAGGTTTATCATAGGGGGGAAGAAGTGGCCGTTTACATTAGCGGAGAGCAAGACGGTTCTTTTGATCAGGATGACTATTTGGAATTTATTGGGGAAAGGAATGACGGAACCTTAGACAAATTATTGTATGAGGATGAAGCTTGGATGACAAACCCACATTACAATACCCACAATGATACCACTGCGTATTTTCTTACCGCTTCTCCAGGTTCATTTGGTAAAAGAATGGCCTCTCCTTCGATAGGGGATGGCTTGGAGCCAATAAGTAATTATCAATTAGAGGCATTACAGCATTTTCAGGAGCAATATTCCTTGGGCAGAGAGTATTTTCCAGGAGTGAGGTTGTCTAAATATGACCAAGGGCAAGGTTGGACCTCATCAATTATTTCCAGAGGTAGAAGTAGAACATTGATTTTTTATGGTCTTGGACAAATAGTAAATGGAAATGTGAACCCTCAACTGGAAATCAGCTTTGTAGGTAGATCGGAAACTTCTCATAAGGTCTCAGTACACATAGGCCCTACGGCAAATGGTATGAGAGAACTTGGGCAATTTACTTTCGAAGAGTATGAAAATAAGGTTGTGAGTGAGTTGCTTAAGCAAACTGATTTATCCCCTGAGGGAGATTTTTTTATTAAGGTTACCTCTATGGGGGTAAACAATACCATTGATAATGTTTCTATCAATTATGCTCAAATTAAATACAGTTCTTCAGGGCTTTCGGGAGATTTTGAGACAAAAACGTTTGAGTTTAGTGAGGGTAACAAAGTACTTACCATAAAAGAGGCAAGTGAGGACTATATTGCCTATGATGTCACAGATAAAATTAACCCTGTTAGATTAGAAGTTAAAAAAACAGGCAATGAACTGCTCATTCCAACCGGAGCTGGTTCAAATAAAGTTTTGGTTCAAAACCAGTCCAATGTTATAGAATTAAATGTCTTAGAGAAAGTAAGGTTTCGGAATTTATTAAACCAGCAAGCAAACTTTATCATTATTTCCCATGAATTGTTACGAAAGCCTGCAGATAACTATGGTGATCCGGTAACAGCCTATGCTTCCTATAGGGCCACGCCCTTGGGAGGTGGTTTTGATACCCTTACAGTCAATGTGCAGGATTTATACGATCAGTTTTCCTTTGGAGAGAAAAGCCCCTTAGGAATTAGACGGTTTTTGGAACTTTACCAGAAGAAATATATACCGGAAAATGTACTGTTGATTGGGCGGGCATATGGTATTTTCAATACAAGAAGGTCCTCAGGTATTACCTATTTTTATCGGACCAATCCTTCAGTATTTACTTTTCAAGAGTTGGTTCCCACTTTTGGTTATCCTTACTCTGACAATCGCTTTGCGATTGGCTTGGATCCGGAGAATCCGCTGGAGAGGAATATAAGTGTAGGACGCATCCCCGCCAGAACACCCAATGATGTGGCTGCCTATTTGGACAAAATAAAAGAAAAAGATGCGCTTGGAGTCTCTGAGCCTTGGCAAAAAAACCTTATGCACCTTAGTGGAGGACGATCAGCTTTTGAACTAGAAAGGTTTTATAACTTCCTTAATGGTTTCAAAGTGATTGCTGAAGATGTCTATTTGGGAGGAAATGTAGAGACTGTTAGGAAAAGGTCAAATGCTACTACAGAGTTAATTAATATCTCTGAGCAGGTCAATGACGGCGTCAGTCTTGTTACTTTTTTCGGACATGCAGCCCCTTCTACTACTGATATTGATATTGGTTTTGTAAGTGTTAGTGAAATGGGGTATAGAAATAAAGGTAAATATCCTGTTTTACTATTAAATGGCTGTGATGCAGGTAATGCTTTCGGGGATGCCTATACCTTTGGAGAAGATTGGATAATAACCCCTGAACGAGGAGCTTCTAATTTCTTGGCACATGCAGACGTTGGTATAGATGTTTATTTAAGAAGGTATAGTGAATCATTTTACACTACTGCTTTCTCAGATTCCAGCATGATTCATCAGAATTTAGGAAAAATTAAGCAACAAGCAGAAAAATTATTTTATTCTAGGTATGGGGTGTCTGAGGTAAACCAATCTCACGCAAACCAGATAATAATGTTAGGCGACCCTGCAGTTAGAATATTTCCGGCAAATAAAGCAGATTATGCAATTTATGCTGATGAAATTCTATTGACAGGGGTAAATGACCAGGTGCTAAATTCACTTTCCGATACATTGGAGTTGACTATTCCAATCAAAAATTTAGGCATAGTTGATCTGGGCGAAGTTGATATTGATATCAAGCGACAATTACCAGATGGAACTGTTGTAACCATTCCTGTGGAACCTATTGAGCCGGTTTTTAGATTAGATACGCTGGTCCTTACTATCCCTAACTCGGGCATTAATTCATTCGGAGACAATGTTTTTAACATCACCGTCAATAAAAGTCGTCAGATAGATGAATTAACTTATGCCAACAATTCCGTATCTGTAACCTTCTTCGTGCCATTGAGTGGAACATTAAATTTGTTCCCTCTTGATTTTGGAATCGTAAATGAAACAAATTTAGAAATGATTGCTCAAATACCGGGATTAGCGACTGAGCAAAGAAATCTAATAATTCAACTTGATACTGCTTCGGATTTTTCAAGTCCCAAAAGAAAAGAAGTTAGAATAACAACAAATAACCTGGCCAGATGGAACGTAGCTCTTTTTGATGAAATACCTAAAGTAGATTCGCTTACTTTTTACTGGCGGACTAAGTTTTCAGCGCCTAGAGAGGGAGAGGATGTTTCATGGAAAACAAGTAGTTTTTCTTATATTGAAGGAGGGCCTGAAGGGTGGACACAAAGAAAATTACCTCAATTTTTAGCCGATCAACTTTCAAACATAAGTATTTCACTTTCAGATCAGAGTTGGCAGTTTCAAGATACTTCTTTAAATATTGATGTATTTACTTTTGGGTCAGAGAATGAAGAGTATAGGGTGGAGAATACCCAGATTATGCTAAACGGTGTCGCCTATATTTTAGATACTTTTAATCGTTTTTGCAGAGCAGGTTCGCTTGGGTTGATGGCTTTTGACCACCAGACACTAGAACCTTATTTACCTGTACCATTGGTTACAGTAGATGTCCTTGATTTTAGATCTTGTGGACGAGTGCCGCAGGTTATTCAAAATATACCTAATGCATACATTACTGATGAGGGAAAAACCATGCTTCTTGATTTTGTAGAAGGTGTGAAAAAAGATGATTATGTTGTTATTTTTTCTGTTGGTGAAGTGACTTTTTCAGATTGGCCGGATGAAGCTTATTTCAAACTTAAGGAGTTAGGGGCAAATGAAGCAACTTTAAGAAACTTAGAAACAGGGGATCCTTATATTCTTTTTGGAAGAAAGGGGATGAGGCCAGGGGAAGCTATAGAGGTTGTTCCTGATGTTGAAGATGAACTTGCTCGAGATTCTCAAGTTATTTCGTTTGAGACCAGTATTCAAGGGTATTTTCCCTCAGGAAGTATATTGTCACCAAAAGTTGGCCCTGCATCAGATTGGATAAAGTTTTTTAATGAAGTAAAAAGCAAAGACTTGTTTGAGCCAGATCAAAGTTCAATGGATGTGGTTGGCGTTACTCCAGATGGAGGAGAAGTTTCTTTGCTGCAAGATGTAAATGTAGAAACAACGGACCTAACACAGTTTGATGCAAAGAACTATCCTTTCTTAAGATTGAAGTATTCCCTAAATGACTTACCAGATAAAGATTTGCCTCAATTGTCCAAATGGCAGGTAGACTATACGGGAGTACCTGAAGGTGTTTTAATTTTGAAAGATCAACGTAAAGAGGTGGTTTTAAATGAAGGGGAGCAAGATGAGTTAACCTTTGAATATATCAATATTTCAAAACATGATTTTCTTGATTCCATACAGGTTGATTATTCGTTCCTTAATATTGACCAAAGGAAGATTACCAAAGAGAGCTTTAAGATTCCTGCTGTTAAGGCAGGCGAATCTTCAGTTTTCACAATAGATTTTGACTCCAAAGGAAAGGCTGGGGACAATTCGCTTAACGTATTTGTTAACCCTCGAAAATTAACAGAGCAGATTTATACAAACAATGTAATGGATTTGCCTAAATATTTTAAGGTGACCGGAGACGATTTAAATCCTGTACTGGACGTTAATTTCGATGGAAGATACATAATGAACGGTGATATTGTGTCTCCTACAGTGATCATATCGACCAAGATAAAAGATGAAAATAAAATTTCATTGAAACAGGATACACTGGGAATGGAATTGATGCTTCGTAAGCCTTGTGAGGGCTGTGATTTTGAGAGAATAAGTTTTAGTAATTCTAGGGTGAAATGGTTTGAAGCAACTGAAAACGCGGATTTCACCATTGAATTTCAGCCTGGTCCTTTAGATGATGGTATTTATACTTTGAAAATTAATGCCAGCGATGCAGCAGGTAATATGGCAGGTTCTGTGCCATATGAAGTGAGTTTTGAGGTGATTAATGAGAGTCAAATAACTAATTTTTATCCCTACCCCAATCCTTTTAGCAGTAGTGTGAGGTTCGTCTTTACGGTGACAGGAGCAGAGGTTCCCGATGAAATAAAAATTCAAATAATGACAATAACTGGTAAGGTAGTCAAAGAAATATTTCAGGATGAACTTGGCCCGATTACCATAGGGAATAACATTACTGAGTACGCTTGGAACGGAAAAGATGAGTTTGGCGACCAATTGGCCAATGGGGTTTATATTTACAGAGTATTGGTCAGGAAAAATGGTCAATTCATGGAGCATAGAAATACCTCCGCAGACAAAGCTTTTAAGAAAGGGTATGGTAAAATGTACCTATTGCGTTAA
- a CDS encoding putative type IX sorting system protein PorV2 yields the protein MFSRANFCVLVGILLSGAVGAQGIAPKYSNEFMNIGIGARALGMAGAQVSAVNDVTAAYWNPAGLLGIKHEHEFSLMHAEYFAGIAKFDFAGYSTNIQEDNQIAVSLIRFGVDDIPDTRFLYDANGALNYDNIQFFNAADYALVLSFARDISDYFKMGVNAKVIHRNVGKFAKAWGFGLDFGAIYIENGWKIGLMARDITTTFNAWSHNAELVRDIYAQTQNEIPINSIELTLPRATLSLSRNFELTEEIDLLTVLDLDLTFDGQRNTLYGSDLFNLSPKFGMELGYRQSAFFRVGAGNVQTLIDFDGSKYTSVQPGFGLGFRVSEAVLVDYALTDIGSISETPYSHVFSVKVSLNPLKSGFRLYDGL from the coding sequence GAGCCAGGGCTTTAGGAATGGCTGGTGCTCAGGTGTCAGCTGTGAACGATGTCACTGCCGCTTATTGGAATCCTGCGGGCTTGCTAGGAATCAAGCATGAGCATGAGTTTTCATTGATGCATGCAGAATATTTTGCGGGAATAGCAAAGTTCGATTTCGCAGGTTATTCTACAAATATCCAAGAAGACAATCAGATAGCTGTTTCCTTAATTAGGTTTGGGGTAGACGACATTCCCGATACCAGATTTTTATATGATGCCAATGGGGCTTTGAATTACGATAATATACAGTTTTTTAATGCGGCAGATTATGCCTTGGTGCTGTCCTTTGCACGTGACATTAGTGATTATTTTAAAATGGGAGTCAATGCCAAAGTCATCCATCGGAATGTGGGTAAATTTGCCAAAGCATGGGGGTTTGGGTTGGATTTTGGCGCGATATATATAGAAAACGGCTGGAAAATAGGCTTGATGGCCAGAGATATTACTACTACCTTCAATGCATGGTCACATAATGCGGAATTGGTGAGGGACATATATGCCCAAACGCAAAATGAGATCCCCATTAATAGTATAGAACTAACTTTACCGAGAGCAACTTTAAGTCTTTCTCGAAATTTTGAGCTTACAGAAGAGATTGATTTATTGACGGTATTGGATTTAGATCTCACTTTTGATGGACAAAGAAATACCTTGTATGGTAGTGATCTTTTTAATTTGTCTCCGAAGTTTGGGATGGAGTTGGGCTACAGACAATCTGCCTTTTTTAGAGTAGGGGCTGGTAATGTCCAGACCCTTATTGATTTTGATGGGTCAAAATACACCTCAGTTCAACCAGGGTTTGGTTTAGGGTTTAGGGTCAGTGAGGCAGTTTTAGTAGACTACGCCCTTACGGATATCGGAAGTATTTCTGAGACACCTTATTCTCATGTTTTTAGTGTAAAAGTTTCTCTTAATCCGTTAAAGTCTGGTTTTAGGTTGTATGATGGCTTGTAG